A part of Cannabis sativa cultivar Pink pepper isolate KNU-18-1 chromosome 6, ASM2916894v1, whole genome shotgun sequence genomic DNA contains:
- the LOC133039396 gene encoding nonsense-mediated mRNA decay protein 2-like: protein MLFLCTLLKLRNITPTSVERLSLSLTDFFSGETTPDAVKFKIKGGSKSVGQPGLMGASSSSVHENVSRVEFEELKKSLSVVVSQQGILMKSVAEMNKKLDILIESSQGGHTHNGSQSEDALRSSENEDDEDSTSEEDEDDKIEDDKGDEHHEDETDDDDDDDLDGAGIGAGQDEAHTGDVSNDEGVVVPEIVSRDDDTGKVDDAKKSDPVEPVAEIKQPEQSQGGEENIDVDATIASAVKAVENLIGSSTHVPASVETSEKTDLEMVVFQETPILRPQKRDRKKGAVLKSPFIELASGASKSGSSSVSPDDSVYKVVKYVRGLCPLDNKIGEPVDPQLEAEFVTWVDTGLRKHKSK, encoded by the exons atgttatttttgtgtacATTA TTAAAATTACGAAACATCACTCCAACTTCTGTTGAGAGATTGAGTTTGAGCCTTACTGATTTTTTCTCTGGTGAGACTACTCCTGATGCtgtcaaattcaaaattaaaggtGGTTCCAAGTCTGTTGGTCAACCTGGCTTGATGGGTGCTTCTTCATCATCTGTTCATGAGAATGTCTCCCGAGTTGAGTTTGAGGAATTAAAAAAGAGTCTATCTGTTGTTGTCAGCCAGCAAGGGATACTTATGAAATCTGTTGCTGAGATGAACAAGAAGTTGGACATTCTTATTgag TCATCCCAAGGTGGTCATACTCACAATGGATCTCAGTCTGAAGATGCTCTTCGTTCTTCAGAAAATGAGGATGATGAAGATTCCACTTCAGAGGAAGATGAGGATGATAAAATCGAGGATGACAAAGGAGATGAACATCATGAGGATGaaactgatgatgatgatgatgatgatcttgaTGGAGCTGGTATTGGTGCTGGTCAGGATGAGGCTCACACGGGGGATGTTAGTAATGATGAGGGTGTTGTTGTCCCCGAGATTGTTTCGAGGGATGATGATACCGGCAAGGTGGATGATGCCAAGAAGTCTGACCCTGTGGAACCTGTTGCAGAGATCAAACAG CCTGAACAGTCTCAAGGTGGGGAGGAGAACATTGATGTTGATGCAACAATTGCATCTGCTGTTAAAGCTGTGGAGAATTTG attgGTTCCTCAACTCATGTCCCTGCTTCTGTTGAGACTTCTGAGAAGACTGATCTTGAAATGGTTGTTTTTCAAGAGACTCCTATTTTACGTCCTCAAAAGAGGGATCGGAAGAAAGGAGCTGTTTTGAAATCTCCATTCATTGAGCTTGCTTCTGGTGCATCTAAATCAGGTTCATCCTCAGTTTCTCCTGATGATTCTGTTTATAAGGTCGTTAAATATGTGCGTGGTTTGTGCCCGTTGGACAACAAGATTGGTGAACCTGTCGATCCGCAATTGGAAGCTGAGTTTGTCACGTGGGTTGATACAGGTCTTAGAAAGCATAAATCTAAGTAA
- the LOC133039520 gene encoding uncharacterized protein LOC133039520 produces MYSAEPKIKVTTTDCLFCSSITSLYEKFVEKNNDISVLSLSHNVAQYIQGGKILCVTPSNLVDHVVMPINVKLQDHWICGRLNIVDRRIYLYNSLRSGRYMTAAKEACKLFSIILPYYFSMLDFKGLRNEVKFSTIEPFPIVAVDGLPEQVTADCGVFVASFAEYFIDGKPIPSSGFDVEIHRDRLAVLFYHYGMKKQLENIESESEAPPGLPKK; encoded by the exons ATGTACTCAGCCGAGCCAAAAATCAAAGTCACCACAACTGATTGCCTTTTTTGTTCTAGCATAACAAGTTTGTATGAGAAGTTTGTTGAGAAAAACAACGATATATCGGTGTTGTCTCTTTCTCACAATGTGGCCCAGTACATCCAAGGTGGTAAGATATTATGTGTCACTCCTTCGAATTTGGTTGATCATGTTGTTATGCCTATCAATGTAAAATTACAGGATCATTGGATTTGTGGTCGTCTAAACATAGTTGACAGGCGGATATATCTGTACAATTCATTGCGTTCTGGAAGGTATATGACAGCTGCAAAAGAGGCTTGCAAgcttttttctattattttaccATATTATTTCTCTATGTTAGACTTCAAAGGCCTTCGCAACGAAGTTAAGTTTAGCACGATAGAACCGTTTCCTATTGTTGCTGTTGATGGTTTACCCGAGCAGGTCACAGC TGATTGTGGTGTTTTTGTAGCATCATTTGCTGAGTATTTCATTGATGGCAAACCCATCCCATCCTCTGGTTTTGATGTGGAAATTCACCGCGATCGTTTGGCTGTGTTATTTTATCATTATGGCATGAAGAAGCAACTTGAGAACATTGAAAGTGAATCTGAGGCCCCTCCCGGCCTTCCCAAGAAGTGA
- the LOC115695506 gene encoding uncharacterized protein LOC115695506, with the protein MQMQFFEEMVEKLENTSKKLDPEIDINNAKLITDKHHPEVEKGQAYKDKETLKNVLSYYAIKNNFQYKVWKSCSQECSLKCVHKSCNCLNKCPFPTLCTEIHLFDICNRFSNIHTCPINIRHEDQRQETSKLVGECIKPKFLNIKTKATPMDIKVELKYMYGIKMNYMKAWRSKEHAVNDLRGNASDSYSLIPSFLHMVEKINPGSFVDLKTTEDNRLLFVFMALDASIKGWGACRPIVVVDGTFLKAAYGGTLLCACTQDGAGHIFPLAFCVADSENDQSWKWFFKKFKEAYGVREHQCLILDRNESLIKAAREIYPEITHSYCGYHILSNLKTSFKQHAAKYNLSFFGAVKAYTEKQFEFHMAELDRLDKRIRPYLKKVSYEKWSRIHSQNKRYSTMTSNISESLNAANLAARELLITTLLECLRALVQQWTHTNRTKAHNTFTKLSPTGEDIFSLKNYTYSLNGGRLDGKRINTTSAANVVNWGITKEHAAEDVEGNKNNNRTTVEKQKKTTHTF; encoded by the exons ATGCAAATGCAGTTCTTTGAAGAAATGGTAGAAAAACttgaaaacaccagtaaaaaacTGGATCCAGAAATCGACATCAATAATGCAAAGTTAATAACAGACAAGCATCACCCCGAAGTGGAAAAAGGACAGGCATACAAAGACAAGGAAACTCTAAAGAATGTCCTCAGCTACTACGCAATCAAAAACAACTTTCAGTACAAAGTGTGGAAGTCATGCTCTCAAGAGTGCAGTCTGAAATGTGTTCACAAAAGCTGCAATTG CCTGAACAAATGCCCTTTTCCCACACTTTGTACTGAAATACACCTGTTTGATATCTGCAACAG gTTCTCAAATATCCACACATGCCCCATAAATATTAGGCATGAAGACCAAAGGCAAGAAACATCGAAACTGGTAGGGGAATGCATAAAACCGAAGTTCTTGAACATAAAGACAAAGGCAACACCGATGGACATAAAAGTGGAGTTGAAATACATGTATGGCATCAAAATGAACTATATGAAAGCTTGGAGAAGTAAGGAACATGCAGTAAATGACTTGAGAGGTAATGCTAGTGACTCGTACAGCCTAATACCGAGTTTCTTACACATGGTGGAAAAAATAAACCCGGGATCATTTGTCGATCTGAAAACAACAGAAGACAACCGCTTGCTCTTTGTTTTCATGGCGTTGGATGCATCCATAAAAGGGTGGGGAGCATGCAGACCGATAGTTGTTGTGGACGGAACGTTCCTCAAAGCAGCTTATGGGGGAACTTTGTTGTGCGCATGCACACAAGATGGAGCAGGTCATATTTTTCCACTAGCGTTTTGTGTTGCAGATTCTGAGAATGACCAATCTTGGAAATGgttcttcaaaaaatttaaagaagcgTATGGGGTCCGGGAACACCAATGCCTAATTTTAGACAGGAATGAAAGCCTCATCAAAGCAGCAAGAGAAATCTATCCAGAAATTACACACAGTTACTGCGGTTACCACATTTTGAGCAACCTTAAAACAAGCTTCAAACAACATGCTGCCAAATACAATCTGTCATTCTTTGGAGCAGTCAAAGCCTACACAGAAAAGCAATTCGAGTTCCACATGGCTGAATTGGATAGATTGGACAAACGCATAAGACCTTACCTAAAAAAAGTCAGTTATGAAAAGTGGTCAAGAATTCATAGCCAAAACAAGAGGTATTCTACAATGACCTCAAACATATCAGAATCACTGAACGCCGCAAATTTGGCAGCAAGGGAGCTACTAATTACAACGCTGCTAGAATGCTTGAGAGCATTGGTGCAACAATGGACGCATACTAATAGGACAAAAGCACACAACACCTTCACTAAGCTATCACCAACTGGAGAAGACatcttttctttgaaaaattacaCATACTCATTGAATGGAG GAAGGCTGGATGGGAAAAGGATCAACACAACAAGTGCAGCAAATGTGGTGAACTGGggcataacaaaagaacatgcAGCAGAAGACGTAGAAgggaataaaaacaacaacagaacaacagtggaaaaacaaaagaaaactacACATACGTTTTGA
- the LOC133039397 gene encoding uncharacterized protein LOC133039397: MGKKNIKDNPPSPTSPSAKRKTHGGPSKNTRGKRPRTVVENSDSDFELEFEFLKSPVSVKGKGKSPVKVLPSSGVAEEIPVNRIAEDWECKYTRSQFYHSRVVTSGYYSVIGDIKRILTESQLEIFSKSVFGYFLRIPEYIIHYQLLHCLLLREVQQPNGLEFWVCVQGKYLRFSIEEFALVTGLDCHVDSDFYQFKQDDNELVKHCFKGYKKITKGAIQTAFIADNLKDNDDLAVKLVVLYFVQCYLLGGPPGKVVSSEEIDVVDSGRYNEFGWGKHCFDITMHSLKGKIDSGYKRVVRSDEDGGCYRLLGFPLAIQFWFFECCPYVIGKLSLYSNVGIPRILNWPKLPKDKEGQVKMDVMNTLIFDRSLKEVILLFFTLFLLLF, encoded by the exons AtgggtaaaaaaaatattaaagacaACCCTCCTAGCCCCACTTCCCCTTCTGCTAAAAGAAAAACTCATGGTGGACCTTCGAAGAACACTCGAGGGAAAAGACCTCGAACTGTGGTTGAAAACTCAGACTCAGATTTTGAGTTGGAATTTGAATTTCTTAAGTCACCTGTCTCTGTGAag GGCAAGGGTAAATCCCCTGTAAAGGTGTTGCCATCATCAGGTGTGGCTGAGGAAATTCCTGTTAATAGGATTGCTGAG GATTGGGAATGCAAGTACACCCGATCTCAATTCTATCATTCTAGAGTAGTTACATCTGGGTATTACTCTGTAATTGGAGACATTAAGAGAATTCTAACTGAAAGCCaattggaaattttttcaaaatctgtGTTTGGTTATTTTCTTCGGATTCCGGAGTACATAATTCATTACCAATTGCTTCATTGTTTGCTGTTGAGGGAGGTTCAGCAGCCTAATGGGTTGGagttttgggtttgtgtccaagggAAATATCTTAGGTTTAGTATCGAAGAGTTTGCGTTGGTCACCGGGTTAGATTGTCATGTTGATTCTGATTTTTATCAGTTTAAGCAAGATGATAATGAATTGGTCAAACATTGTTTTAAGGGgtacaaaaaaattaccaagggtGCTATTCAGACTGCTTTTATTGCTGACAATCTGAAGGATAACGACGATCTTGCAGTCAAGTTGGTTGTCTTGTATTTTGTGCAGTGTTATTTGTTGGGTGGTCCCCCGGGTAAAGTTGTTTCGTCTGAGGAAATAGATGTTGTCGATAGTGGTCGATATAATGAATTTGGTTGGGGCAAGCATTGTTTTGATATCACTATGCATTCTTTGAAGGGTAAGATAGATTCTGGTTATAAGAGGGTAGTTCGTAGTGACGAGGATGGTGGGTGTTACAGGTTACTGGGTTTTCCTTTGGCTATTCAATTCTGGTTTTTTGAGTGTTGCCCGTACGTTATTGGGAAACTTTCGTTGTACTCAAATGTTGGCATTCCAAGGATTTTGAATTGGCCTAAACTACCCAAGGACAAGGAGGGTCAGGTGAAAATGGATGTCATGAACACCCTCATTTTCGATCGGTCTTTGAAAGAGGTAATTCTGTTGTTTTTTACACTatttctactgttgttttaa